A portion of the Saccharomyces paradoxus chromosome XV, complete sequence genome contains these proteins:
- the HPF1 gene encoding mannoprotein (Haze-protective mannoprotein~similar to YOL155C), with protein sequence MFNRFNKLQAALALVLYSQSALGQYYTNSSSIASNSSTAVSSTTSGSVSISSSIVESTSSASDVSSSLTELTSSSSEVSSSIAPSTSSSEVSSSVASSTSSASGVSSSITSGSSISGSSTSITSSGSSGSSVSGSSSATQSGSVSGSSSATQSGSSVSGSSSATQSGSVSGSSSATQSGSSVSGSSSATQSGSSVSGSSSATQSGSVSGSSSATQSGSVSGSSSATQSGSSVSGSSSATQSGSSVSGSSSATQSGSSVSGSSSSASGSSASSSSGSITQSGSSSSGSESSSITQSGTASGSSASSSSGSPSSVPGSSASSGPGISSSIPQSTSSASTASGSVTSGTLSSITSSASSATATASNSLSSSDGTIYLPSTTISGDITLTGSVIATEAVEIAAGGKLTLLDGDKYVFSADLIVHGGVFVEKSKPTYPGTEFDISGENFDVSGTFNAEEPAASSASAYSFTPGSFDNSGDISLSLSESSKGEVTFSPYSNSGAFSFSNAILNGGSVSGLQRRAEDEGSVNNGEINLDNGSTYVIVEPVSGSGTINIISGNLYLHYPDTFTGQTVVFKGEGVLAVDPTESNTTPIPVVGYTGKNQIAITADVTALSYDGTTGVLTATQGNSQFSFSIGTGFSSSGFNVSEGTFAGAYAYYLNYGGVVASSATPSSTSTTSGVANSTSGSTSFGASVTGSTASTSFGASVTGSTASTLTSGSQSIYTTTLTYATATSTVVVSCSETTDSNGNVYTITTTVPCSSTTATITSCDETGCHVTTSTGAVVTETVSSKSYTTATVTHCDDNGCNTKTVTSECPEETSATTTSPKSYTTVTVTHCDDNGCNTKTVTSECPEATTTTVSPKTYTTATVTQCDDNGCNTKTVTSECPEETSATTISPKTYTTATVTQCDDNGCNTKTVTSEAPKETSETSASPKTYTTATVTQCDDNGCNVKIITSQIPEATSTVTATSASPKSDTTITSKATKATSLTTVISEASSAISTYSKSAAPTKSSTGIIIQSEGIAAGLNTNTLNALVGIFVLAFFN encoded by the coding sequence ATGTTCAATCGCTTTAATAAACTTCAAGCCGCTTTGGCTTTGGTCCTTTACTCCCAAAGTGCATTGGGCCAATACTATACCAACAGTTCCTCAATCGCAAGTAACAGCTCCACCGCTGTTTCGTCGACTACATCAGGTTCTGTTTCCATCAGTAGTTCTATCGTTGAGTCGACCTCATCTGCTTCCGATGTGTCGAGCTCTCTCACTGAGTTAACTTCGTCCTCATCTGAAGTCTCGAGCTCCATTGCTCCATCGacatcttcttctgaagTCTCGAGCTCTGTTGCTTCCTCTACCTCGTCTGCTTCCGGAGTTTCGAGCTCTATTACGTCAGGCTCATCCATATCTGGATCATCCACTTCTATTACCTCATCAGGCTCATCAGGCTCATCCGTCTCCGGTTCTTCCTCTGCAACACAATCAGGTTCAGTCTCAGGTTCATCCTCTGCCACACAATCAGGTTCATCCGTCTCCGGATCGTCCTCTGCCACACAATCAGGTTCAGTCTCAGGTTCATCCTCTGCCACACAATCAGGTTCATCCGTCTCCGGATCGTCCTCTGCCACACAATCAGGTTCATCCGTCTCCGGATCGTCCTCTGCCACACAATCAGGTTCAGTCTCAGGTTCATCCTCTGCCACACAATCAGGTTCAGTCTCAGGTTCATCCTCTGCCACACAATCAGGTTCATCCGTCTCCGGATCTTCCTCTGCCACACAATCAGGTTCATCCGTCTCCGGATCGTCCTCTGCCACACAATCAGGTTCATCCGTCTCAGGTTCTTCCTCATCAGCCTCCGGCTCTTCAGCTTCTAGCTCGTCCGGTTCCATCACACAATCAGGTTCTTCCTCATCGGGTTCCGAATCCTCTTCTATCACACAATCTGGCACCGCTTCTGGTTCATCAGCCTCTAGCTCATCAGGTTCACCTTCATCCGTTCCAGGTTCGTCAGCTTCATCTGGTCCAGGTATCTCGAGTTCAATTCCTCAGTCAACCTCATCCGCTTCTACCGCCTCCGGCTCTGTCACTTCGGGTACCTTGAGTTCCATTACCTCTTCAGCTTCTAGTGCAACTGCAACTGCTTCGAATTCACTTTCTTCTAGCGATGGCACCATTTACTTGCCATCCACAACAATCAGTGGTGACATCACACTGACTGGTTCAGTCATCGCAACTGAAGCCGTTGAAATCGCTGCAGGTGGTAAATTGACTCTTCTTGATGGTGATAAATATGTTTTCTCAGCTGATCTAATAGTCCATGGTGGTGTCTTTGTTGAAAAGTCTAAGCCAACCTATCCAGGTACCGAATTCGATATCTCGGGTGAAAACTTCGATGTCTCTGGTACCTTTAACGCTGAAGAACCTGCCGCCTCTTCTGCATCCGCCTACTCTTTCACTCCAGGCTCTTTTGACAACAGTGGTGACATATCTTTGAGTCTATCGGAGTCCTCAAAGGGCGAAGTTACATTTTCTCCATACTCCAACTCTGGTGCCTTCTCTTTCTCAAATGCTATCCTCAACGGTGGTTCCGTCTCCGGTTTGCAACGTAGAGCTGAAGATGAAGGGTCAGTTAACAACGGTGAAATTAATCTAGACAATGGAAGTACCTATGTTATTGTCGAACCAGTTTCCGGAAGTGGTACAATCAACATCATCTCTGGTAACCTTTACTTACACTATCCAGACACCTTTACTGGCCAAACTGTTGTATTCAAGGGTGAAGGTGTTCTTGCCGTTGACCCAACCGAAAGCAACACTACTCCTATTCCTGTGGTTGGTTACACTGGTAAGAACCAAATCGCCATTACAGCAGACGTCACCGCTCTTTCTTATGACGGTACTACCGGTGTTCTAACTGCAACCCAAGGCAACTCACAATTTTCCTTCTCTATCGGTACTGGATTCTCCAGTTCTGGGTTCAACGTCTCCGAAGGAACTTTTGCCGGTGCTTATGCTTATTACCTAAATTACGGTGGTGTTGTTGCTTCCAGTGCTACACCTTCATCCACTTCTACCACATCAGGTGTTGCCAATTCTACTTCTGGTTCCACTTCATTCGGTGCTTCCGTGACAGGTTCAACAGCTTCCACTTCATTCGGTGCTTCAGTAACAGGTTCAACAGCTTCCACCTTGACTTCAGGTTCCCAATCTATTTACACCACAACATTAACATATGCAACCGCCACAAGCACAGTAGTGGTTTCTTGTTCAGAAACAACTGACTCTAATGGTAATGTCTACACCATTACCACAACCGTTCCATGTTCATCTACTACCGCCACTATCACTTCTTGCGATGAGACTGGCTGCCATGTAACTACATCAACCGGAGCCGTTGTAACTGAAACCgtttcttccaaatcatACACAACTGCCACTGTCACCCACTGTGACGACAATGGCTGTAACACTAAGACTGTCACTTCTGAATGTCCTGAAGAAACTTCAGCAACTACCACTTCTCCAAAATCATACACCACTGTCACTGTCACTCACTGTGATGACAATGGTTGCAACACCAAGACAGTCACCTCTGAATGCCCTGAAGccaccaccaccactgTTTCTCCAAAAACATACACTACCGCTACTGTTACTCAATGTGATGACAATGGCTGTAACACTAAGACTGTCACTTCTGAATGTCCTGAAGAAACTTCGGCAACTACTATTTCTCCAAAAACATACACTACCGCTACTGTTACTCAATGTGATGACAATGGTTGTAACACCAAGACTGTCACTTCTGAAGCTCCTAAAGAAACTTCAGAAACCAGTGCTTCTCCTAAAACATACACCACTGCTACTGTCACTCAATGTGATGACAATGGTTGTAATGTCAAGATAATTACTTCTCAAATACCTGAAGCTACTTCAACCGTCACCGCAACTAGTGCTTCTCCAAAGTCAGATACCACTATAACTTCTAAGGCTACCAAAGCAACCTCGTTGACTACTGTCATTTCCGAGGCATCTAGCGCAATTTCCACGTACTCCAAATCTGCCGCTCCAACTAAGTCCTCTACTGGTATCATCATCCAGTCCGAAGGTATTGCCGCAGGTTTGAATACCAATACTTTGAATGCTTTGGTCGGTATTTTCGTTCTTGCTTTCTTTAactga